Sequence from the Amaranthus tricolor cultivar Red isolate AtriRed21 chromosome 1, ASM2621246v1, whole genome shotgun sequence genome:
TCACTCCACTTCCGGCCAGGGCATTCTTCTACGAGCttctaatacattaaaaatCCAAGCATTTTCAGACTCCAACTGGGGAGCTTGCTTAGACACTCGAAGATCCATTACTGGTTATATCTTATTATTTGGTCAGTCTCCCATTAGCTGGAAATCTAAAAACAAAATACGGTTTCCATGTTTTCTTCAGAAGCTGAATATCGTGCCATGTCATCCGCTGCTTCAGAAACTACTTGGGTCATTCGTCTTCTTGAGGAGCTTGGTATTACCAACCTTAAACCAGTTACACTCCACTGTGATAATCATTCAGCTCTGCACATCGCCAGCAATCCTGTTTATCATAACCGCACCAAACATATCGCTATAGACTACCATTTCACTCGTGAAAAAGTTATGGAAGGCCTAATTCAACTCACTTATCTTCCCACCACCAGTCAACTTGCTGATGTATTAACTAAGATCCTACCATCTTCTCAACAACACATTTTACTTTCCAAGCTTGGCATGACCACCACCCCAAGCTTGCGGGGGATATTGAATATAACCCATCAGTGACTAATACTCCTCTTCCATAATAACCCAACAAAGTGAATGCCAAGTCAGTATGGGTTGTTACTCACCCCTCTCCCTCTTGTATTTTGTTTCTTTCTGTTATAACAAACTTTTTTTCATTCCAAAAAGTTGTTAGAATAGTCCCTTCTAGATGTATATATAACAAGTCTTCGAAATCATCTTCTTTAATGAGAATAAAGTGCATTAGTTCATTACTGTAACAACATTGGAACAGCATTACAGCAACAAGGAAGAAAGTAGAGAACACCTAAAAAAATGTTCCAAAGACTATTTAAACACCTTATTATAAAttagatacaataatgaaaattttccaGTAAAGTAACACtgtttttttatcaattaattgACATCCCAGGATACCTTTAGAGATTTCACGAAACAATCAACAACTTGACCCATTCACACAAAAAAATCCGATATTAAATACAATAACAAATATACAGGATCAAATACAAATTACAGCATAATCAAATCTTCATCAGCTTAaatgattataaataatcatgCTAACTTAATGagtaaaaaaattccaaaaataatcacaaTCAACATCATCGAACACAATTGAAATAAATTCAGTACGAACATTAAAGCAAATATTGAAAACCTAGGAAAACAAATTAGAATAATAAGATAAAGAAAATAGGAAAATGTAGAGAAATTGACCTTAATAGAGAGAGATGGAGAAGAACGACGAGAGAAGAATCGCCATGGTTTAGAAGCAATGAAAATTAAAAGGAGGATAAGGAGAAGAAGCACGATAAGGATAACAACAATGGTTCCCTGCATCGCCATGGCCATAGAGTCCTCGAAGCAGAAGGGAAGAGAGAGAAGTGGAGCTAGCGAGAAGAACGGAAGCCTATATAATGGTCGAATTTAAATCATCTTCATTTTTCAACTTCTGAATGGGTTGTTTTCTCTCCCGTAGCTTAGACATACATGTGTACGTTCACACACTTTCTCCTTCCATTTTTAAATGAGTGTTTATACACATGGCATGGTTTAAGAGGTACCTTTTCTTGTGTTGGTGAGACTAGTTTATTTTCTATCACCACAAACGATCTAATTATGAGTTTGTAAAGTTAATAAATTATCTTTACGTGGTAGTATGTGATAGAATgagagtttttttatttatttattttttttgttttgtttattttaatattattttttttgtttttttttgtggtgatttacaaatcacaattattaattagaaatttgTGGTGAGAGCACATTAGTCTTTCTAAGTGATCATATATGCCTTAAAAGTGATCTTATAGgcattaaagtgatcacattAGTCTTACAAAAAAGTGAtcatatatgaaatagtgtccTAATTTTAATACGGTCCTAAACAAGAATTTgggaaataattaatttatttttaatatttaactcTACATAATgcacatttatttttataataaaataaatcaatttaataattctgaaaacgacgatgtattagagttcgaacaatgtgtttcaaactccaatattgccaagatcgagtgtatgaggttttgtgacaaacaaattacgctatcaatgatatcgatgtttgtaggagaaaataatgcaatgaAATGACAcaaaatttaacgaggttcacccaacttaggctacgtcctccgatgtgtagtatctcttatattatcaaaggagttcaaagaactctcaaatatggagaattacaatagagaagagatataggctagtgtttggcttgaggtgtattttgtggattattacaatgtgaatgagagctctctatttataggagagatctcactaagtaacattaagtacattaaagttatgaataaatgataatgaaacatctccAAGCatttgaagagtcaaaaacagcatcctagaagcatcagagacatcgctcgaccaaagcagaggctcgctcggtcgagcagcatggtcgagcggactacaggaagtttttggttgcattctgtctgctcgctcgacctattctgaagctcgctcggtcgagcgagctggtcgagcggcacttcagagggcttttgacagtattgctcgacttgcatagttgagcatcttgaattaaacctttgaacttcttcattaaaTCCCATAACTCCCTtgattaactcattaattcataccttaatcatcatcataaaccacaaatattaagactcatcttaatacacccattcatgacaaatttatgggattccatcccaagagtcaccacatgaatgcacacaccaaatgtgcactcaagtcacaccattcataacaaattcTTATACCATTGTTATTATACCTATACATTGTTACTTGTGTACTTGTATATCATGAACTCTCCaaccaaataaatattaaactaaGTATTTTTACTGAaacaaactaattaaaaaacaataatactcGTTTAATTTTTGAAATGGATTGTTATAACTATCTtaccaaataaaatattaataccaTAATCTAGTTACCAAATAAAAGATGGTGGACAATTTTTCATGCAATTTATTATGTTCTTCATTCCCTAGTATTAATAGTGAGTCATTTCCCAgaataatgtttaaaaaaaaaaatttcccactTTACCTAATTTGGGAAAGAATTTCCcagaataccgtccacgtggaaaagtttttttttcttttcagaccaaaccgccacttgaaatggcggtttacataaagcacaaaaacgccacatgaagtggcggtttggtcaaggcaaaccgccatctcatgtggcggtttgatccctggtaaaccgccacttcatgtggcggtttgctggtggcctgcaacaattttttttttctttcatttcccctaaatagtgaacgtaacctgcattaaactagttcaataccatctattccatattaatcaattacgaaccagcttgatttgaaaaaattaattatgaaaataatgcgaagatatattacaatcatgaacatacaaagttaaaatcatacaagaatatacaagaagttaaaataatataagaatatacaaagtttgttaaactacaacccccggccccttttgttttgcgcaccggtggatgatgatggtgtgaactcgtcaacctccgcaatgacattaagagtcggagctcgtcgttgactagcacgctgatatgtgataatcctttgcggaggcgatggatgtggcggaggagtgttgatggaagacgggggaacgaacggcgacatagtagcggatgtcgatggcgatctggaagaccgaccctgagtagatgaacgctggcggcctcttgtggaccgagaactggatcctccggaagagctacctcgatgggctgaactccttggagaaggagtgtggaatgtgtcatctacgtcgccaatgacgggtggagtcggtatgaggtactcataacccgcttgactcaatgcatcggtcaacgacgcattaatggagcctaaggtctgagaacatagccgatagcccacgtcaactggcgatgtagcggccccttgaatcgtgtcattacattgtatcaacaccgatcggatgcgctcagcctgtttgttatcattatattgttaaaacagttacttaaaactattactatttgttatgagtgttgaaagaaaacgtaccagtaacgtagatgtcggatggtaatgtgatcctggctgcgcaaatgcggtgttcgttaggcgtaatatggagatgcgcctgtaccaactcatgtacatagcagagctatgacctgtgaagttatctcctccaaccaatgtagatgctcggtcgttccacgcatctacatgcgatctatgtcgtacgaggtagttcttgtccccagtcctccgatcgatcgcatgtagttaacgttgggtgtcacaggcttgcggaattacctgctccaaaccgaattgacgcatgacacgatccgggagatgtagctcgacgatgtcaaagcaaataagaggacaacgcgatctccaaatctcgtggcccgatgtacatatgtgtgGTAGAGcttccatcttagccgctgtgtaaggctgccatgtcatctgtaatagaaatcaatatgcttagtaatgtatacaatttattcataactaatacaaatagtaaatgttactaacctgctcgtcccgttgtcgatctagtgcgtccctgtagtagacgagagtatgtggggagtgggatctcgaaagatatacgcaAAGCCAGCtgtaaacaaataaacattgattaacattttcatctatcataaaatagtgaaattatgaatttgaatagtgaattgagtgttgctaccttactgccaaaggatccatcccgcgtcgatgctgtgaccctaatatcggttcaaaatcatccgcgtcatcttcctgatcatgttgcccatccGGTCGAACCGTCCGAATaatgggcctccctatatgaatgtgctcccatgaccatatctgtaacaacatcaagcatccacccatgtccttggcacccttacgagatgctcgacataagttacgatacagatacgctagggtagcacttccccaactgtactcatctacgcgctccaagtctcccagtagagggagatagatcaactgtaccgagtcgccgctcttgtccggaaacaagatgcatccaaacaggtacaaaaTGTAAGCTCGGGCATGTCTGTCAACCGTCACATCATCTGCATCATCCTCAAGCGCGCTAAAATGCTGTCGAagccaagtcagcttcaatgacgatccaacgatgatcttcggctgtgaggggtcttgagggtttttcggccaaacccctagcagctcatgtactaatgctggccaatttccctccCCATGACCAATGACTGCTTGTCCTTCAACCGGCAGTCCCAtgataactgccacatcttgcaacgtgatcgttgcctcaccaactgtgaggtggaaggtatgtgtctccggcctccacctctccaccaatgcagtgataagagctcgatcgagctctaagcccccgcccaacaaccGGTGGATGTATCTAAAACCAGCTAGCTCGACTACGTCTAataccctgtcatccacctcccaccgtaacgtactcgcctggtagtgctgacgagtaaccaattgggcagtggagccctcccacgcagctacgctcctgtgtgtcgcctgaagcgtaagcactgatggatcaactgggcccggcatcgccatgatcgctgttacgTGTTTTTCATcgccataagtgttataaaaatcataaaaatatcatgacttccctcgcattatccaaatttgcaaccaattcaacatgtttttcaATGGGATAATAATCTTTCATGTGATATCTCCaccaatttgcaaccaatatcatgacttcctcaccccaatacactataacgggaagtgtaaatttgaatacaagaatttgtgatactaaggtattagaacacttattataaggttcatttcaaatataaaagctaaaaataccatgaatatatacaaaaaccattaaactaaccctacaaagtaataaactttcattgaagcatttcatcaaacactttatatgcatacaaaacaaatcctaaaattcaactacaaatgtgtaaaacgtaagcttaaatcatgaaaacaatagaatgtaacaaacaattaacgtttttataacttcaattcaaacaataatgaacaaaaaaaacaatttgcatattgaacaaaaattagggttttattcataccttaaatgaggatgaaaatgaactagtttacaaggagaagatgggaatgtagttgattagcttagttgaatgagaggaattgtaaatttgaagtaaatgagagtgaagaattttttttttttagcaaaaccgGCAGCAACTAAGAATGGAGTGGAATGAATGAAAACTCACGACACTGTGGCTGCTTTGTACTgctaccaaaccgccacttcaagtggcggtttacttaacatatttttttttttttaaaaaaaaaatttccactaCAAAACCGCCATCTCAGATGGCGTTTTACTCCAGATGCATGAATAAAACCGCTACTTCATGTAGcggttatatttaaaaaaaatatatataattctcaaagctatcctacgtggacggtaatgtgggaattAGTTTTCATTTCAAGCAAAATGGGAAATACTTTGTACAATTGCATTATTTAGGGAAATTTCTCATTAATAGTGCAATAGTAGATTTGTTTGGTGATCTGGGTCTTTCGTTTGTGTCTTCGTTGTTCTTGGTCTTGTTctttgttgtttgtttgtttttcgttttcttttttttttttgttttattttatttttttttatgttgtattttgttgtttatttttatctatctctttattttttgttagtttatttttttgggttttggcTTGATTGTATTTGAGTTAACGGCGTCACCGTCCTTTAACTTCTTGTTTGGTCCATAGGTAGTCGAGTATAGAGTTAAGGCAGACCTATGGTAACCTAAGGTCAGGTCCAAGGAGGGGTGGGGGGGAGCAAGGGGGCAAGGCAAGCAGGACAACTAACAAGTCGTTGGAGTTGGCGATGAAACTTTCTAAATACAAGATTCATGTGGCTTGCGTCCAGGAAACTAGGTGGAAGGGGAAAAAACCAAGCGTTTTAAAGGGTTATAAGCTATGGTATGCAGTTTTGGATGGGAAGTGAAGTGGAGTCGGTATTCTTATAGCTAATGATATCCTAAAGCAAGTGGTAGAGGTAAGGAGGTGCAATGAAAGGATTATGCTAGTTAAAAtagtggtgagagaagatatcATATCGATCATTAGTGCGTATGGGCCGCAAGTTGGGCTAGATGAGGAAGTGAAACGTGAGTTTTGGGATAACCTGGGTGACCTTATAGATACCATCCCTGCCGATGAAAAAGTTTTTATAGGTGGAGACTTCAATGGGCGCATAGGTAAGGAGGCAGTTAACTATAACTCAGTTCATGGCGGTTTTGGTTATGATGTAAAAAACGAGAGTGGAGAGATCTTGCTTGAGTTTACGTTAGCAAAGGAGCTGGTTATAACAAACTCGATCTttagaaagaacgatgaacacTTGATTACGTACAAGAGTGGTGGGCATACAACCCAAATTGACTATTGTTTAGCACAGAAGGATGATCAGAGCTCGTGCTTAGATTTTAAGGTCGTGTTAGGTACAGAGATGGCCACCCAACAAAGCTTATTAGTACTAGTGTTTCGTATGAGGAGAAAGATTGTCGAGAAGAAGATAAAGGTCAGGCAATAACGATCATGTGGGGTAGACTTAAAGGGGATATGGTCACAACCTTGTCAAGCAAGATCAAGATGTTAGGTTACCCAAGTATATTAG
This genomic interval carries:
- the LOC130816457 gene encoding uncharacterized protein LOC130816457, which encodes MYMSWYRRISILRLTNTAFAQPGSHYHPTSTLLAERIRSVLIQCNDTIQGAATSPVDVGYRLCSQTLGSINASLTDALSQAGYEYLIPTPPVIGDVDDTFHTPSPRSSAHRGSSSGGSSSRSTRGRQRSSTQGRSSRSPSTSATMSPFVPPSSINTPPPHPSPPQRIITYQRASQRRAPTLNVIAEVDEFTPSSSTGAQNKRGRGL
- the LOC130810402 gene encoding uncharacterized protein LOC130810402, with the protein product MLVKIVVREDIISIISAYGPQVGLDEEVKREFWDNLGDLIDTIPADEKVFIGGDFNGRIGKEAVNYNSVHGGFGYDVKNESGEILLEFTLAKELVITNSIFRKNDEHLITYKSGGHTTQIDYCLAQKDDQSSCLDFKVVLGTEMATQQSLLVLVFRMRRKIVEKKIKVRQ